The Clostridioides difficile genome has a segment encoding these proteins:
- a CDS encoding PolC-type DNA polymerase III, protein MESVKEYLDKLEINNSGLGKQLKEVYINRVVYFKENKIVYFHLTSKDIVSHELLDKFREELMYKLDYFKDIKMKIRFTGFERKSNKDVIKKYWSNILYILKYLCPSIAGWYKQVEFLCLDEELKIKLPKGIFYERLIRKNVVHVLKTVLSEELGLDLDITIEKAVDEKVNLERLIRINDREMEEKIRALEIGQINKCEENEEEGYVIKSEVDENLVYGDNANAMIENISELNASSGTVAVVGDIFDVETKELKNGKILMIASITDYTSSISCKLFLTDTNKDGVLENVKKGAYLKLKGDIVYDTYQREISMMISGIRQETRPERKDISEEKRVELHAHTQMSSMDAICSVKKLVERAAKWGHPAIAITDHGVVQGFPDAMNAGKANNIKILYGVEGYLVEDDSLIIEDANDKELSQTFVVFDIETTGFSNTNDKITEIGAVKIENFKIVDRFSELINPEKDISYKIQELTGITNELIKDKPTIEEVLPRFMEFVGDSVLVAHNAEFDTGFISQKCREQGIMYNHKKVDTLMLARVMLPNLKRHRLNVVAKALGIPLLNHHRAVDDAEATALIFNKFLQMLTEKGAKTLSDVNNILGKIDYTKLSTNHITLIAKNSVGIKNLYKIISDAHVNHFFRAPRILRSILNEYKEGLIIGSACEAGVVFQAVKKNVSDEEMKKIIDLYDYIEVMPIDNNKFMIDKGEVKDEEELRELNRKLIDTAKRFNKIPVATGDVHFLDKHEAVLRKVLKYSQGFKVDEEETYLHFRTTDEMLEEFSYLGEELAYEVVVENSNLIADMVENIKPIPDDTYPPIIEGSDVELREMCYEKAKRIYGEPIPEIVQKRLDRELNSIISNGYAVMYIIAQKLVAKSLSDGYLVGSRGSVGSSFAATMSDITEVNPLPAHYICENEDCKYSFFYEIGEWGSGVDLPDKDCPKCGRKLAKNGHDIPFEVFLGFEGDKEPDIDLNFSGNYQPTIHKYTEELFGEGYVYRAGTIGTVAEKTAFGYARKYVEENNISVPNAEVLRLSNGCTGVKRTSGQHPGGVMVIPDYKDVYDFTPIQYPANDTSCGVITTHFDYHSISGRILKLDILGHDGPTIIRMLEDITGINITEIPLDDEETMSLFTSTEALGVTPEEINCPIGCLAVPEFGTKFVRQMLLDTKPTTFAELVRISGLSHGTDVWVNNAQDLVREDIVGLKDVISTRDDIMNYLIFKGLPPKMSFTIMESVRKGKGLKPEHIEEMKKNNVPEWYIGSCKKIKYMFPKAHAVAYVMTSFRIAYCKVHYPEAFYATYFTTKVEDFDADLIVKGLDTIKSKINEIEALGNDATTKEKGMLTVLEVALEMYARGIKLLPVDIYKSDASDFIVVGEKTLLPPMAAIQGLGGNAALNIQNERKNGEFISKEDLRKRTKVSKTVIETLTNHGSLENMSDENQLSLF, encoded by the coding sequence ATGGAAAGTGTTAAGGAATATTTAGATAAATTAGAAATTAATAACAGTGGTCTTGGAAAACAACTTAAGGAAGTTTACATAAATAGAGTAGTTTATTTTAAAGAGAATAAAATTGTTTACTTTCACCTAACATCTAAAGATATTGTTTCTCATGAACTTTTAGATAAATTTAGAGAAGAATTGATGTATAAGCTTGATTACTTTAAAGATATAAAGATGAAAATAAGATTTACTGGGTTTGAGAGAAAATCTAACAAAGATGTTATAAAAAAATATTGGAGTAATATCTTATATATATTAAAGTACTTGTGTCCATCCATTGCAGGATGGTATAAGCAAGTTGAATTTCTTTGTTTGGATGAAGAATTAAAAATAAAATTACCAAAGGGTATATTTTATGAGAGATTAATAAGAAAAAATGTAGTTCATGTACTTAAAACTGTTCTTAGTGAAGAATTAGGATTAGACTTAGATATAACTATTGAAAAAGCTGTTGATGAAAAGGTAAATTTAGAAAGACTCATAAGAATAAATGATAGAGAAATGGAAGAAAAAATTAGAGCATTAGAAATTGGACAAATTAATAAGTGTGAAGAAAATGAAGAAGAAGGCTATGTTATTAAATCAGAAGTTGATGAGAATTTAGTCTATGGAGATAATGCAAATGCTATGATTGAAAATATATCTGAATTAAATGCATCTTCTGGAACAGTTGCAGTTGTTGGGGATATATTTGATGTTGAAACTAAAGAACTTAAAAATGGAAAAATACTTATGATAGCATCAATTACAGATTATACTAGTTCAATAAGTTGTAAGCTATTTTTAACAGATACAAATAAAGATGGAGTACTTGAAAATGTTAAAAAAGGAGCTTATTTAAAACTTAAAGGTGATATAGTTTATGATACATATCAAAGAGAAATTAGTATGATGATTAGTGGAATTAGGCAAGAAACTAGACCAGAGAGAAAAGATATTTCAGAGGAAAAAAGGGTAGAACTTCATGCACATACTCAGATGTCTTCTATGGATGCTATTTGTTCTGTTAAAAAACTTGTAGAACGTGCAGCCAAATGGGGTCATCCAGCGATTGCCATAACAGACCATGGTGTTGTACAGGGGTTCCCAGATGCTATGAATGCTGGTAAGGCAAACAACATAAAAATACTTTATGGAGTAGAAGGGTATTTAGTTGAAGATGATTCTCTTATTATAGAAGATGCAAATGACAAAGAACTTTCTCAGACATTTGTTGTATTTGATATAGAGACTACTGGATTTTCTAATACAAACGATAAAATAACTGAAATTGGTGCTGTAAAAATAGAAAATTTTAAAATTGTAGATAGATTTAGTGAATTGATAAATCCTGAAAAAGATATTTCGTATAAGATACAAGAATTAACAGGAATAACTAATGAATTGATTAAAGATAAGCCAACTATTGAAGAAGTTCTTCCAAGATTTATGGAGTTTGTTGGAGATAGTGTACTAGTGGCGCATAATGCGGAATTTGATACTGGATTTATATCACAAAAGTGTAGAGAACAGGGGATAATGTATAATCACAAAAAAGTAGATACACTTATGTTAGCCAGAGTAATGCTTCCAAATTTAAAAAGACATAGATTAAATGTTGTTGCTAAAGCGCTTGGTATACCTCTTTTGAATCATCATAGAGCAGTTGATGATGCAGAGGCAACTGCACTTATATTTAATAAATTTTTACAGATGCTTACAGAAAAAGGTGCAAAAACTTTAAGCGATGTTAATAATATTCTTGGAAAAATTGATTATACAAAGCTTAGTACAAATCATATAACTTTGATAGCAAAAAATTCTGTAGGTATAAAAAACTTATATAAAATAATTTCAGATGCACATGTAAATCATTTTTTTAGAGCACCAAGAATACTTAGAAGTATTTTAAATGAGTATAAGGAAGGTCTCATAATTGGTTCAGCTTGTGAAGCAGGGGTTGTTTTTCAAGCTGTAAAGAAAAATGTATCTGATGAAGAAATGAAAAAGATAATAGATTTATATGATTATATAGAAGTGATGCCTATAGATAACAATAAGTTTATGATTGATAAAGGAGAAGTAAAGGATGAAGAAGAGCTAAGAGAATTAAATCGAAAATTAATTGATACAGCTAAGAGGTTTAATAAAATTCCAGTAGCTACTGGAGATGTTCATTTTTTAGATAAGCATGAAGCTGTTTTAAGAAAAGTTCTAAAGTATTCTCAAGGATTTAAGGTAGATGAAGAAGAGACTTATTTGCATTTTAGAACAACAGATGAAATGTTGGAGGAGTTTAGTTATCTTGGAGAAGAATTAGCCTATGAAGTTGTTGTTGAAAATAGTAATTTGATTGCTGATATGGTTGAAAATATAAAACCTATACCAGACGATACATATCCACCAATTATAGAAGGTTCAGATGTAGAGTTAAGGGAAATGTGCTATGAAAAAGCTAAGCGGATTTATGGAGAACCAATACCAGAAATAGTTCAAAAGAGATTGGATAGAGAATTAAATTCAATAATAAGTAATGGATATGCAGTCATGTATATCATAGCTCAAAAACTAGTTGCAAAATCTCTTTCAGATGGATATTTGGTTGGTTCAAGAGGCTCTGTTGGTTCATCATTTGCAGCTACTATGAGTGATATAACAGAAGTTAATCCTCTACCAGCTCACTATATTTGTGAAAATGAAGATTGTAAATATTCCTTTTTTTATGAAATAGGTGAATGGGGGTCAGGTGTTGACTTGCCAGATAAGGATTGTCCAAAATGTGGAAGAAAACTTGCTAAAAATGGTCATGACATTCCATTTGAAGTATTCTTAGGTTTTGAAGGTGATAAAGAACCAGATATAGATTTAAATTTCTCAGGAAATTATCAGCCAACAATCCACAAATACACTGAAGAATTATTTGGAGAGGGATATGTATATAGAGCAGGTACTATAGGTACTGTAGCAGAAAAAACAGCTTTTGGATATGCAAGAAAATATGTGGAAGAAAATAATATAAGTGTACCAAATGCAGAGGTGCTTAGACTCTCAAATGGGTGTACTGGAGTAAAAAGAACTTCAGGACAGCATCCAGGTGGAGTTATGGTTATACCAGATTATAAAGATGTATACGATTTTACACCTATACAATATCCAGCAAATGATACTTCTTGTGGTGTTATAACTACTCACTTTGATTATCATTCAATAAGTGGTAGGATACTTAAACTTGACATACTTGGACACGACGGTCCTACTATCATAAGAATGCTTGAAGATATTACTGGGATAAATATAACAGAAATTCCTCTAGATGATGAAGAGACTATGTCTTTATTTACATCTACAGAAGCGTTAGGAGTTACGCCAGAAGAGATAAATTGCCCGATAGGATGTCTTGCTGTACCTGAATTTGGAACTAAGTTTGTACGACAAATGCTACTTGACACAAAACCAACTACATTTGCAGAGCTTGTACGTATATCTGGTCTTTCTCATGGTACGGATGTTTGGGTAAATAATGCACAAGATTTAGTTAGAGAAGATATAGTGGGATTAAAAGATGTTATATCTACACGAGATGACATAATGAACTATTTAATATTTAAAGGGTTACCTCCTAAGATGAGTTTTACAATAATGGAAAGTGTAAGAAAAGGGAAAGGTTTAAAACCAGAACATATCGAAGAAATGAAGAAAAATAATGTTCCAGAATGGTATATAGGTTCATGTAAAAAGATTAAATATATGTTCCCCAAAGCACATGCTGTTGCTTATGTTATGACCTCATTTAGAATTGCATATTGTAAAGTACATTACCCAGAAGCCTTTTATGCAACTTATTTTACTACAAAGGTGGAAGATTTTGATGCAGATTTAATTGTTAAAGGTTTGGACACCATAAAATCAAAGATAAATGAGATTGAAGCATTGGGAAATGATGCAACTACAAAGGAAAAAGGTATGCTGACTGTATTAGAAGTTGCACTTGAAATGTATGCGAGAGGGATAAAGTTGTTACCAGTCGATATATATAAATCAGATGCAAGCGACTTTATAGTTGTTGGAGAAAAAACATTACTGCCACCAATGGCTGCAATACAAGGTCTTGGAGGAAATGCAGCTTTAAATATTCAAAATGAAAGAAAAAATGGTGAATTTATATCAAAAGAAGATTTAAGAAAGAGAACAAAAGTATCAAAAACAGTAATAGAAACACTTACTAATCATGGTTCACTTGAAAATATGAGCGATGAAAACCAATTGTCACTGTTTTAG
- a CDS encoding SH3 domain-containing protein gives MKKKAALATLAVLPLTMVNAHADGEIGIVTINYLNVRNEPTAESSISFVAKKDDKVLIKDSSNGWYKIKAESGQEGWASSKYIAKSNDDFLRTSTNKEKQVTSNSLNMRNGAGTSYRVITVLKKGQKVEVISESNGWSKIKYDGRLGYVSSSYLADVSSSTNKSKTKQVNTTSLNVRSGPNTSYGVLGKLPKGSKVEVISESNGWSKIKYNGKDGYVSSMYLSDAGQSNTNDSNQGTDKKDTNKFVNTASLNVRSGPGSTYSKLGKVYKGSKVTVLSESSGWAKINFNNKEAFVVGNYLSNSTDTSDNNANNNNSNNNSNNNGNNDSTTSGQVNGMANISGAKIDYKSLSYTLASHISKQAEKAAAGGNVIAPGNRKSTPSPEFSTFSAQRTSSFVNASSSDIEYYLNPKNFTNTTKGMMQFLKINSYRGGISESSLNSYLNGLSSSVFKNQGAAFINAAKKYNIDVVYLVSHAMWETAYGKSTLAQGQTLTSYKGQALSNPVKVYNFFGIGAIDKSANVSGAEAAYSNGWTSIEATIDGSAKWISQNYVNSSKYNQNTIYKMKWNYDYTWHQYATDVNWANGISGIMENLIGLYGGGSSLVFEVPQYK, from the coding sequence GTGAAGAAAAAAGCAGCTTTAGCAACATTAGCTGTATTACCATTAACGATGGTAAATGCACATGCTGATGGAGAAATAGGTATAGTGACTATAAATTATTTAAATGTAAGAAATGAACCAACTGCCGAAAGTAGCATATCTTTTGTTGCTAAAAAAGATGATAAAGTTTTAATAAAAGACTCTTCTAATGGATGGTATAAAATAAAAGCTGAATCTGGACAAGAAGGTTGGGCTTCATCAAAATATATAGCAAAATCTAATGATGATTTTTTAAGAACATCTACAAATAAAGAAAAACAAGTAACTTCAAATAGTTTAAATATGAGAAATGGAGCAGGAACAAGCTATAGAGTTATAACTGTATTAAAAAAAGGCCAAAAAGTAGAAGTAATATCTGAAAGTAATGGGTGGTCAAAAATAAAATATGATGGAAGATTAGGGTATGTATCTAGTTCTTATCTAGCAGATGTATCAAGTTCAACTAATAAATCAAAAACTAAGCAAGTAAATACAACTTCATTAAATGTAAGAAGTGGTCCAAATACAAGCTATGGTGTATTAGGAAAGTTGCCAAAAGGAAGTAAGGTAGAAGTAATATCAGAATCTAATGGATGGTCAAAAATAAAGTATAATGGGAAAGATGGATATGTATCTAGTATGTATTTATCAGATGCAGGTCAGAGCAATACAAATGATTCTAACCAAGGTACTGATAAAAAAGATACTAATAAATTTGTAAATACAGCTTCATTAAATGTAAGAAGTGGTCCAGGTTCTACATATAGTAAGTTAGGAAAGGTCTATAAAGGAAGTAAAGTGACTGTGCTGTCAGAAAGTAGTGGATGGGCTAAAATTAATTTTAATAATAAAGAAGCCTTTGTTGTGGGGAATTATTTGTCTAATTCAACAGATACATCAGATAACAATGCAAATAATAATAACTCAAACAATAATTCCAATAATAATGGAAATAATGATTCTACAACTTCAGGACAAGTAAATGGTATGGCAAATATAAGTGGGGCTAAGATTGATTACAAATCTCTAAGCTATACGTTAGCTTCTCATATAAGTAAACAGGCTGAGAAGGCAGCAGCAGGAGGAAATGTAATAGCTCCAGGTAATAGAAAAAGTACTCCAAGTCCTGAATTTAGCACATTTTCAGCACAAAGGACAAGTTCATTTGTAAATGCTAGTTCAAGTGATATAGAATATTATTTAAATCCTAAAAACTTTACAAATACTACAAAAGGTATGATGCAATTTTTGAAGATTAATAGTTATAGAGGTGGTATATCAGAATCAAGTTTAAATTCGTATCTTAATGGATTATCTTCGAGTGTATTTAAGAATCAAGGAGCAGCATTTATAAATGCTGCTAAAAAGTATAATATAGATGTAGTATATCTAGTATCTCATGCTATGTGGGAAACTGCTTATGGTAAATCTACACTTGCACAGGGTCAAACATTAACTTCTTATAAGGGACAAGCTCTTAGTAATCCAGTTAAAGTGTATAATTTTTTTGGGATAGGAGCAATAGATAAAAGTGCTAATGTTTCAGGAGCAGAGGCAGCATATTCTAATGGATGGACTAGTATTGAAGCTACAATAGATGGTTCTGCAAAATGGATATCTCAAAACTATGTAAATAGCTCTAAGTACAATCAAAATACTATTTACAAGATGAAGTGGAATTATGATTATACATGGCACCAATATGCAACTGATGTAAATTGGGCTAATGGAATTTCTGGTATTATGGAAAATTTAATTGGCCTTTATGGTGGTGGAAGTAGTTTAGTCTTTGAAGTGCCACAATACAAGTAA
- a CDS encoding NAD-dependent protein deacylase, with translation MDANNLKDLISNHNNIVFFGGAGVSTESNIPDFRSSTGLFSQKLNKQFTAEQLVSHTFFVKYPEEFFEFYKDKLIYPNAKPNNAHIALAKLEEMGKLKAVITQNIDGLHQMAGSKNVLELHGSVHRNYCTNCGKFFNLEAMLNLGGNIPHCDDCGSIVKPDVVLYEEALDSDVITKTISAISNADLLIIGGTSLAVYPAASFIDYYKGKYIALINKANTVYDKSASLVINRPIGEVLYEAVLRQI, from the coding sequence ATGGATGCAAATAACCTAAAAGACTTAATATCTAATCACAATAATATAGTATTTTTTGGTGGAGCAGGTGTTTCAACTGAATCTAATATACCAGATTTTAGAAGCTCTACTGGACTTTTTAGTCAAAAACTCAATAAACAATTTACTGCTGAGCAATTAGTTTCACATACTTTCTTTGTTAAATATCCAGAAGAATTTTTTGAATTCTATAAAGATAAACTAATATATCCTAATGCAAAACCTAATAATGCCCACATAGCTTTGGCAAAACTAGAAGAAATGGGAAAACTTAAAGCTGTTATAACTCAAAATATTGATGGACTTCATCAAATGGCTGGAAGTAAGAATGTTTTAGAACTTCATGGTTCTGTACATAGAAACTACTGTACTAACTGTGGTAAATTTTTTAATTTAGAAGCTATGCTAAATCTAGGAGGTAATATTCCTCATTGTGATGATTGTGGCTCTATAGTAAAACCTGATGTAGTGCTTTATGAAGAAGCTCTTGACAGTGATGTTATTACTAAGACAATTTCTGCTATAAGTAATGCTGATTTACTGATTATAGGAGGTACATCATTAGCTGTATATCCAGCAGCTAGTTTTATAGATTACTACAAAGGTAAATATATCGCTCTTATTAATAAAGCAAATACAGTTTATGATAAATCTGCATCTCTTGTAATTAATAGACCTATTGGAGAAGTTTTATATGAAGCTGTATTAAGACAAATATAG
- a CDS encoding MazG-like family protein, with amino-acid sequence MKLKTISLPELNNLDPTLESTFIKMGEEQGELAECIGKFRNLSGENNDLDEVDIIKKTAKELMDVAQTCVTMMFKLEEQYGINLDEIRKEHIKKLEKRGYIKNIDK; translated from the coding sequence ATGAAACTAAAAACTATATCTTTACCAGAACTTAATAATTTAGACCCAACACTTGAGTCTACATTTATCAAAATGGGTGAAGAGCAAGGCGAATTAGCTGAATGTATAGGCAAATTCAGAAATCTAAGTGGAGAAAATAATGACTTAGATGAAGTTGATATTATAAAAAAAACTGCTAAAGAATTGATGGATGTAGCCCAAACATGTGTAACTATGATGTTTAAACTAGAAGAACAATATGGTATTAATCTTGATGAAATACGCAAAGAACATATAAAAAAACTAGAAAAAAGAGGCTACATAAAAAATATAGATAAGTAA
- a CDS encoding YwaF family protein, translating to MFKIFLFSSEQFVSLFIFGLFLYHCPKLTRNILPYSYTVEKILCTLMVIVVALEQILIASSGNYSTLNSLPIGISHICIYICIAILAFKQYHFFNIFFSWSLVCSVGELIFSKNLGYEFPSFIYFLFVFSKCLIIYANIYMVDVRKFKVNRYAFRDNFVFCLIYFSFIFLLNTFTDSQYYYGFLSYNTTAIFIFIFATSIVYILPLLSNIDTFILEKKKKSK from the coding sequence ATGTTTAAAATTTTTCTTTTTTCTAGTGAACAGTTTGTAAGTCTTTTTATATTTGGATTATTTCTATATCATTGCCCAAAGCTAACAAGAAATATTTTACCCTATAGCTACACAGTTGAAAAAATACTTTGTACCTTAATGGTAATAGTAGTTGCTTTAGAACAAATTTTAATTGCTTCTTCAGGTAATTATAGCACCTTAAATTCCTTACCAATTGGAATTAGCCATATTTGTATATACATATGTATAGCTATATTAGCTTTTAAACAGTATCATTTTTTTAACATATTTTTTTCTTGGAGCTTAGTTTGCTCTGTTGGAGAACTTATTTTTTCTAAGAATTTAGGATACGAATTTCCTAGCTTCATATATTTTCTATTTGTCTTCTCTAAATGTTTGATAATATATGCAAATATTTATATGGTTGATGTAAGAAAATTTAAGGTTAACAGATATGCATTTAGAGATAACTTTGTATTTTGTCTCATTTATTTTTCATTCATATTTTTACTAAATACATTTACTGATTCACAATATTACTATGGCTTTTTAAGTTACAATACAACTGCTATTTTTATATTTATTTTTGCTACTAGCATTGTGTACATACTTCCTCTTTTATCTAATATAGATACCTTTATCCTTGAAAAAAAGAAAAAGAGTAAATAA
- a CDS encoding leucyl aminopeptidase, whose translation MQIKCSKEILKSLDDAITVITVFEDENVSTMFDKLNIVSKNFSAKENNIEIVTLLENDNLIELCLVGLGKKESLDKEKLRIIGGNLCKKIKGVLRNKACKNNDVNIINVNLDIEEIGAFSEGILLGNYKFDKYKTKSEDSEEKEINNIIIFTEKEAECQIEKARILSSSTIIARNLVNEPSNIIYPKTLAIETVRLGAEYGFNVEVYEEEKIKALGMEAFFAVSRGSVNKPRFIVMRYFGDEENTDILGLVGKGLTYDTGGYSLKSNASMLDMKTDMAGAASVIGAMCAISQSKLKKNVIAVVAACENALSGGSYKPGDIINSMARKTIEVLNTDAEGRLTLADAIYYIINNEKVTKVVDVATLTGAALTLLGNVATPVVTNNDAFYCELEKASILSGERVWKMPLYDEFKNMVKGEEADLKNTGGKNAGCITAGAFIGEFVGSTPWIHMDIAGTSTSSKSKGYKSKGATGEPVRTLYYLAEI comes from the coding sequence ATGCAGATAAAATGTTCTAAAGAAATATTAAAAAGCTTGGATGATGCTATAACTGTAATTACTGTGTTTGAAGATGAGAATGTTTCTACAATGTTTGATAAATTAAATATTGTAAGTAAAAACTTCAGTGCCAAAGAAAATAACATAGAGATTGTTACATTGCTTGAAAATGACAATCTAATAGAACTTTGTCTAGTTGGCCTTGGTAAGAAAGAATCTTTAGATAAGGAAAAACTTAGAATCATAGGAGGCAACCTATGTAAAAAAATAAAAGGTGTGTTGAGAAATAAAGCATGTAAAAACAATGATGTTAATATAATAAATGTTAATTTAGATATAGAAGAGATAGGTGCTTTTTCAGAAGGGATATTGCTTGGAAATTATAAATTTGATAAATATAAGACAAAAAGTGAAGATTCTGAAGAAAAAGAAATAAACAATATAATTATATTTACTGAAAAAGAAGCAGAGTGTCAAATAGAAAAAGCTAGAATACTATCTAGTTCAACTATAATAGCAAGGAATCTAGTTAACGAACCATCAAATATAATATACCCAAAGACATTGGCAATAGAGACAGTTAGACTTGGAGCAGAGTATGGATTTAATGTTGAGGTTTATGAAGAAGAAAAAATAAAAGCATTAGGTATGGAAGCTTTTTTTGCTGTATCAAGAGGTTCAGTTAATAAACCAAGATTTATAGTAATGAGATATTTTGGAGATGAAGAAAATACAGATATACTAGGTCTAGTAGGTAAAGGCTTGACTTATGATACTGGTGGATATTCTTTAAAATCAAATGCATCTATGCTAGATATGAAAACAGACATGGCTGGAGCTGCAAGTGTAATAGGAGCTATGTGTGCCATATCTCAGAGTAAATTAAAGAAAAATGTTATAGCAGTAGTAGCTGCATGTGAAAATGCTTTATCAGGAGGTTCATATAAACCAGGAGATATAATTAATTCTATGGCAAGAAAAACTATTGAAGTTTTAAATACAGATGCAGAAGGTAGACTTACATTAGCTGATGCAATATATTACATTATAAATAATGAAAAAGTGACAAAAGTTGTTGATGTAGCAACATTGACTGGTGCAGCTCTAACATTATTAGGTAATGTTGCAACTCCTGTAGTAACAAATAATGATGCTTTTTATTGTGAATTGGAAAAAGCATCTATTTTATCTGGAGAAAGAGTCTGGAAGATGCCACTTTATGATGAGTTTAAAAATATGGTAAAGGGAGAAGAAGCAGACCTTAAAAATACTGGTGGTAAAAATGCTGGATGCATAACAGCAGGAGCCTTTATTGGAGAATTTGTTGGAAGTACTCCATGGATTCATATGGATATAGCAGGTACAAGTACATCATCAAAATCAAAGGGGTATAAATCAAAAGGAGCAACAGGAGAGCCTGTTAGGACATTGTATTATCTAGCAGAGATATAA
- a CDS encoding MarR family transcriptional regulator, whose amino-acid sequence MSDKELSILLLESMNNFHNLIKIINNERYKKGKVLTERQFFALVSIRKHNKMELKNLSRDLHVSTSSLCILLNKLVEQEYVYREEDSRDRRNTFYGITESGEKTLDDEILKFISIISDKMNCLDVENKDKLFASLEDSRNIIEQLF is encoded by the coding sequence ATGAGTGATAAAGAGTTATCTATTTTGTTGTTGGAAAGTATGAATAACTTTCATAATTTAATAAAGATTATTAATAATGAAAGATATAAAAAAGGTAAAGTACTTACAGAAAGACAATTTTTTGCTTTAGTAAGCATAAGAAAACATAATAAAATGGAACTTAAAAATTTAAGTAGAGATTTACATGTATCTACTTCTAGTTTGTGTATATTACTTAATAAGTTAGTTGAGCAAGAGTATGTATATAGGGAAGAAGATAGTAGAGATAGACGAAATACTTTTTATGGAATAACTGAAAGTGGAGAAAAAACATTAGATGATGAAATATTAAAATTTATATCTATAATAAGTGATAAAATGAACTGTTTAGATGTAGAAAACAAAGATAAATTGTTTGCTTCTTTGGAAGACTCTAGAAATATAATTGAGCAATTATTTTAA
- the ytfJ gene encoding GerW family sporulation protein, protein MRATGSIQSLMETTLETIKGSIDANTIIGDPIKTDTTVVVPISKVTIGFGIGGGEYSKGYDEKDKNIEIKSEKADTNFAGGSAGAISVQPVAFVVVESGETRIMSLDSNINLVDNILSITPRVLEKIQNISQNNKNPDKNNM, encoded by the coding sequence ATGAGAGCAACAGGTTCGATACAAAGCCTTATGGAAACAACTCTTGAAACTATTAAAGGTTCTATAGATGCAAATACTATTATAGGGGACCCTATAAAAACAGATACTACAGTAGTTGTTCCTATATCAAAAGTAACAATTGGATTTGGTATAGGTGGAGGAGAATATTCAAAAGGATATGATGAGAAAGATAAAAATATTGAAATAAAAAGTGAAAAAGCAGATACAAATTTTGCAGGAGGTAGTGCAGGAGCTATATCTGTGCAACCAGTAGCATTTGTAGTAGTTGAAAGTGGAGAAACTAGAATAATGAGCTTAGATAGTAATATTAATCTAGTAGATAATATACTTTCTATAACTCCTAGAGTATTAGAAAAAATTCAGAATATATCTCAAAACAATAAAAATCCAGACAAGAACAACATGTAG
- a CDS encoding DUF2953 domain-containing protein, producing MEINELLNFKYLIIAIIFIISIIILFLMSHINILLIADINNKDVCLKLNVKYMFDLININRQLYPAENSKNNDKKEGMKNNIDSSILLADDLLSVYRLLKKIKIHEFYSNIDFGTKNIGVTSSVYVLINTLYGNLFNIIDAEKIYLNVNPNFTKDYFLGNVRIHIRSRIKDLFHFIIMVNKVMNKNKGNYKGGDSNESNRFDTKPYGNNS from the coding sequence ATGGAGATTAATGAATTACTTAATTTTAAATACTTAATAATAGCAATAATTTTTATAATAAGTATAATTATATTGTTTTTAATGTCTCATATAAATATCTTATTAATAGCAGATATAAACAATAAAGATGTTTGTTTAAAACTTAATGTAAAATACATGTTTGATTTAATAAATATAAATAGACAACTCTACCCAGCTGAAAATAGTAAAAATAATGATAAAAAAGAGGGGATGAAGAATAATATAGACTCTAGTATATTATTAGCTGATGACCTTTTAAGTGTTTATAGACTATTAAAAAAGATAAAAATACATGAATTTTATTCAAACATTGATTTTGGAACTAAAAATATAGGTGTGACATCTTCGGTGTATGTATTAATAAATACACTATATGGAAATTTATTTAATATAATTGATGCAGAAAAAATATATTTAAATGTAAATCCAAATTTTACAAAAGATTACTTTTTGGGAAATGTAAGGATACATATAAGGTCAAGAATAAAAGATTTATTTCATTTTATAATAATGGTTAATAAGGTTATGAATAAAAATAAAGGAAATTATAAGGGAGGTGATAGTAATGAGAGCAACAGGTTCGATACAAAGCCTTATGGAAACAACTCTTGA